The genomic window CGCCAGCGAAGAGGCCTGGGACGACTACGAGCTCAAGGTCAACCACCCGCTGCGCCTGGCCAATAACCGCGTCTACCTGCAGGGCCACGGCTTCGCGCCCACCGTGACGGTGGAGTGGCCGGACGGGGAAAAACGCACGCAGACCATGCAGTTCCGCCCGGACGATCTGACCAACTTCCTGTCCTCGGGCGCCATGCGCTTCGACCCGCCGGCCGGTATGTACCCGGACCTCTACGAGCGCCGCCAGAACCAGCTGGCTATCCAGGGCCTGTTCGCGCCGACGGCCAGCTGGTCCGGCGAGAACGGCGAGCTGCTGTCCTCGTCCTTCCCGTCCATGATGGACCCGGCGCTGGCCATCGACATCTACCGCGGCGACGCGGGCCTGGACACCGGCACGGCGCAGTCCATCTTCTCCCTAGACTCGACGCTGATGCATTCGGGCGCGCTGCAGAAGCTGGAGCGCGTCAACCTGGGGATGGGCGAGTCGGTCACGCTCGACGACGGCACCAAGGTCACCTTCGACGGCGCCAACGAGTTTGCCAACTACCAGGTCTCCTACGACCCGATGCAGTTCTGGGTGCTCGTCTCCGCACTGGTCATGCTGGCCTCCCTCGTCGGCTCGCTGGTCATCAAGCGCCGCCGCGTGTGGGTGCGCCTGCGGCCGAACGCCGACGGCACCACCGCCATTGAGATGGCGGGCCTGTCGCGCACGGACCGGGCCGGCTGGTCGGAAGAGTTCCACGTGCTCTACCGTGAGCTGCTGGAGCTGCCCGATCCGGAGGAGACGGAAGAGGACGAGCTCTTCGATTACGAAGACAAATAATCCTGTCCATCTAAAGTTGAATTCCCGTGTTGGCCAGGGGTAGTCTAATCTGCGAACGCAATCTGTCAGAGTAGGTGTGTATGCCGGTCGATCAGAACCTGTCGAACTTTTCGGACATCGCGGTACAGACCGCGTTTGTCATCTATATCGTCGCCCTTTTCATGTCCCTGATGTACTACGGGCGCATGAAGAGCCTCCTGGAGACCCGCCGCGCGGCCCAGGAAGAAAAGGCGAAGGGCCGCAAGGAAAACAAGGAGCTCGCCGCAGTAGGCGCCGGGTCTAGCGACGTCACCGCCACCCCCGTTGGGGCGTCGGGCGCAGAGCCGGCCCCGACCGCGGACGAGGTCGCGCACCGTGAGCGCCGCGCCGACAAGATTGGCAACATGACCCAGTCGCTCATCTGGGTGGCCGTGGTCCTGCACCTGGTAGCGATTGTCCTGCGCGGCCTGGCCACCGGCCGTTTCCCGTTCGGCAACCTCTACGAATACGTCCTGATGGTCACCGCCGGAACCATGGTGGTCGCCGCGATTTCCCTGCAGCGCAAGCAGTGGCGCCCGCTGTGGCCGTGGCTGCTGACCCCGATGTTGGCCCTGCTGTTCTACGGTTCCACCAAGCTGTACGTGGAGTCCGCCCCGGTCGTCCCGGCGCTGCAGTCGCACTGGGTGCCCATCCACGTCACCACGGTCTCCGTGGGCGCGTCCATCGGTATTGTCTCTGGCATCGCCTCGATTTTGTACCTGCTGCGCCGCGCGCAGCCCAAGGGCCAGGAGCATGGCTTCCTGGGCACCATCACGATGATTTTGCCCTCGGCGAAGAAGCTGGACCAGCTGGCCTACCGCCTGGCGGTTATCACCCTGCCCACTCTGGGCTTAGGTATTGTCCTGGGCGCTATCTGGGCGGAGTCCGCCTGGGGTCGTTTCTGGGGCTGGGACCCGAAGGAGGCCGTCTCCTTTGCCACCTGGATTCTCTACGCGGCCTACCTGCACATGCGCGCGACCCCCTCGGCCCGCAAGTACGCCCCCTGGGTCAACATCCTGGCGCTGGCCACCATGATCTTCAACCTGTTCTTCATTAACATGGTGGTCTCCGGCCTGCACTCCTACGCGGGCCTGAACTAGCCACGAGCTTCCCACTAGCTCACTACTGCCGCGATTGGTGGCGGGAGGTCTACTGAATGGAAAACCGCACTCGTAACAAGCCCGGCAAGCCGGCTGGGGACAACCCGCAGCTGCTGCACTTGGGCGACTACCTGGCCCGGTGCCGCCGGGAGCGCGGCATCCTGCAGCAAAAGCTCGCTGAGGACGCGGGCGTGTCCCGCTCGACGCTGCACACCATCGAGCACGGCGGCACGGGCGTGCGGTGGGAAAAGGTTGCGGCCGTGGCCCAAGCGCTGGGCCTGGAGCTCACGTTTAAAGACCAGTCCGAGTAGGCCGGGCCCACAGGCCCGCGGGGCTTAGGCCTCGTCCTGCCCGCGGGGCTTAGGCCTCGTCCTGCGGGGGCTGCTG from Corynebacterium confusum includes these protein-coding regions:
- a CDS encoding cytochrome c biogenesis protein ResB, whose product is MRTALALLFLLAVAAIPGSLLPQRDLNEANVNEFIETNGTIAEIYDKLQLFDVFSSTWFIAIFVLLTISLIGCILPRSWDHYKAWKTQPTRAPKFLTRMPLHSEGTSERGIEELSDKTQAMFKRWRVARYEPGEDRAGALSFSAERGYSRELANLIFHVALVAMLVTIAVGRMVYYEGQVIVVTESGKHVSASDAEQSTEFCNTSTSNYDSFRAGPLFDGTGLHPFCLVAHDFTADYLPNGQAEMFTSNVSYAEGEDIYASEEAWDDYELKVNHPLRLANNRVYLQGHGFAPTVTVEWPDGEKRTQTMQFRPDDLTNFLSSGAMRFDPPAGMYPDLYERRQNQLAIQGLFAPTASWSGENGELLSSSFPSMMDPALAIDIYRGDAGLDTGTAQSIFSLDSTLMHSGALQKLERVNLGMGESVTLDDGTKVTFDGANEFANYQVSYDPMQFWVLVSALVMLASLVGSLVIKRRRVWVRLRPNADGTTAIEMAGLSRTDRAGWSEEFHVLYRELLELPDPEETEEDELFDYEDK
- the ccsB gene encoding c-type cytochrome biogenesis protein CcsB, which translates into the protein MPVDQNLSNFSDIAVQTAFVIYIVALFMSLMYYGRMKSLLETRRAAQEEKAKGRKENKELAAVGAGSSDVTATPVGASGAEPAPTADEVAHRERRADKIGNMTQSLIWVAVVLHLVAIVLRGLATGRFPFGNLYEYVLMVTAGTMVVAAISLQRKQWRPLWPWLLTPMLALLFYGSTKLYVESAPVVPALQSHWVPIHVTTVSVGASIGIVSGIASILYLLRRAQPKGQEHGFLGTITMILPSAKKLDQLAYRLAVITLPTLGLGIVLGAIWAESAWGRFWGWDPKEAVSFATWILYAAYLHMRATPSARKYAPWVNILALATMIFNLFFINMVVSGLHSYAGLN
- a CDS encoding helix-turn-helix domain-containing protein, whose product is MENRTRNKPGKPAGDNPQLLHLGDYLARCRRERGILQQKLAEDAGVSRSTLHTIEHGGTGVRWEKVAAVAQALGLELTFKDQSE